CGGGCATCGTCGGGGTCCTCCAGGAGGCGTGCACGCACGCCGGGGTGCCCGCGGTCAGCCTGTGGGCGGCGGTCCCGCACTACGTCTCGCAGCCGCCGAACCCGAAGGCGACGCTGGCCCTGCTGAACCGCCTGGAGGATCTGATCGGGCTGCGCATCCCGCTGGGCGAACTGCCCGAGGACGCGCGGGCCTGGCAGCTCGGGGTGGACCAGCTGGCCTCGGAGGACAGCGAGGTCGCCGAGTACGTGCAGACGCTGGAGGAGGCGCGGGACACCGCGGAGCTTCCCGAGGCGTCCGGCGAGGCCATCGCCCGGGAGTTCGAGCGCTATCTGCGACGGCGGGACGGCGGCCCCGGGCAGGGGCCGGGCGGCCATGCGACGGAGAGCGGGGACGTGCCGTATCTGCGCGACCCCTCCAGCGGCCGCACCCGCCCGCCGAAGCCGCCGCGTCCGGAGACGGGGCGCGGGAAGGCCCCCGACGACAAGGGCGCCAGGGGTCCTGACGCGGCGCCGGGGGACGACCCCGGCGAAGGCTCCGGGGACGCCTCCGACGAGGAGTGACCGGGCGCCGGTGACGCACAGCGGGGCGCCGCACGGGAGACGATCCCGTGCGGCGCCCCGTTCGTGTGTCCGGAGCCGGGCTCCGTCCTACAGCGCGACCCCCAGCAGGGCGTCGACCGTGCGCGAGACGACGCCCGGAGCGCCCTCGTCCGTACCGCCCTCCGCGGCCTGGAGCGCGGCCCAGCGGTCCACGGCCGCGAGCGCCGAAGGACTGTCCAGGTCGTCCGCGAGAGCCTCGCGGACCTCCTCGACCAGCGCGTCGGCGGACGGTCCGTCGGGGCGCGAGACGGCGGCCCGCCAGCGCGCGAGACGCTCGACGGCGTCGGCCAGCACCTGGTCGGTCCACTCCCAGTCGGAGCGGTAGTGGCGGGAGAGCAGGGCGAGCCGGAGGGCCGCCGGGTCCACGCCGTCGCGACGCAGCGTCGAGACGAAGACCAGGTTGCCGCGCGACTTGGACATCTTCTCGCCGTCCAGGCCGACCATTCCGGCGTGGACGTACGCCTTGGCGAACGGGTGCTCGCCGGTCAGCGCCTGGGCGTGGGAGGCGCCCATCTCGTGGTGCGGGAAGGCGAGGTCGGAGCCGCCGCCCTGGATGTCGAAGCCCATGCCGAGGTGGTCGAGCGCGATGGCGACGCACTCGATGTGCCAGCCCGGGCGGCCCTCGCCCAGGGAGGCCCCGTCCCAGCTCGGCTCACCCGGGCGGGCGGCCATCCAGAGCATCGGGTCGAGGGGGTTCTTCTTGCCGGGGCGCTCGGGGTCGCCGCCGCGCTCGGCGGAGAGCAGCCGCATCGCCTCGGCGTCGAGGCCGGAGACCTCGCCGAAGTGGGGGTCGACGTCGACGGAGAAGTAGACGTCGCCGTCCAGGTCGTAGGCGGCGCCCGCGTCCCGGAGGCGTTCGACGAGGGGCACGATGCCCGGTATCGCCTCGACCGCTCCGATGTAGTGCTGCGGGGGCAGCATCCGCAGGGCGGTCATGTCCTCGCGGAAGAGCGCCGTCTCGCGCTCCGCGAGCTCGGTCCAGTCCTGACCGTCGCGCACGGCCCGCTCCAGGAGCGGATCGTCCACGTCGGTCACGTTCTGGACGTAGTGGACCTGCCGCTTGGTGTCGAGCCACACGCGCTGAACGAGGTCGAACGCGTTGTAGGTCGCCGCATGACCCATATGGGTCGCGTCGTACGGCGTGATGCCGCAGACGTAGATGCGGGCGACGGGACCGGGGTCAAGGGTGATCCGTCCGCCGGTCGCGGTGTCGTGGATCCGAAGGTCGCGGCCCTTGCCAGGCAGGGCGGGGACCTCAGAAGCGGGCCAGGCATGCATGTCATGAGCGTAACCGGACGATGCTTCCGGATACGAACCGGCTCCGGAAACCTGTCCGAAGAGGCCCTCTTGCGCGAAACCTCCGGCAGGCGGTACAAGCCCCGCGGGCGCCGGGGCTTCCCGTGCGTGCCAGCTGTCGTCGCGCGCCCGCCGGGGATTGCGGGACAGCCCTTAGACCGGCGGCCAGGGAATCGGCGGCCACTGGCCGCTCGGCCGCGGGTGCACCGCGCTCTCGACCAGCCCGGCGACCCGCTGCCGCAGGGCCTCCAGTTCGGCCGGCGTGATGAGTTCGGCCATCCGGGTGGCGAGGGCGGTGCCCGGCGCCAGCTCACCGTCGAGCCGGCCCAGCACCGCCAGCGCCTCCTCGGTCAGCGGGTCGCCGGCCCAGCCCCAGAGCAGGGTCCGCAGCTTGTCGTCCGCGTTGAAGGTGACGCCGTGGTCGATGCCGAAGAGCCGTCCGCCGGGAGCGGGCAGCAGGTGCCCGCCCTTGCGGTCACCGTTGTTGATCACCGCGTCCAGGACGGCGAGGCGCCGCAGCCGGGCGTCGTCGGCGTGGACCAGCAGCGCGGTCTTCCCCTCCCCCACGTCCGCGAAGCCCACGGCCTTCCAGCCGTCACCGGGCTCCTCGCCCTCGACGAGCGCCAGCAGCGAGGGCGCGTCCTCGTCGGGTGCGGGGCCGTCGATCCACAGCTGGCACATGCCCCGCCCGTACGGCCCCTGCCGCAGCACGGTCGGCGGCACGAGGTCCCAGCCGGTGGCCCGGGAGATCTCGTACGCGGCGACCTCCCGCTGGGCGAGGGTCCCGTCGGGGAAGTCCCACAGCGGCTGCTCCCCGGCGACCGGCTTGTAGGCGCAGGTGCGCTCCTCGCCGTCGTACGCCACCGTGCAGTGCAGCACCGCGTTGGACGCGCCGCCGACCTGCCCGAGGACGGTGATCGTGCCCTCGGTGAGCAGGGTGAGCAGCTCGCCGTCCGTCAGGCTCCGCGACGGTATCCGTTCTGGCGCGGGCATACGTGTCCTTCCGGATCGAGCGGCAGGCTGCACAGCGGGCACGGCGGGCGGCCTGCGTTGACGACGTCCAGGGCCCGCTTGGCGAAGGCGCGGGCCTGGGCGCCGCTGAGCCGGACGCGGAGCATCGGCGGGCCGTTCTCCTCGTCCTGGAGGAGCTTCTCCTCGGCCTCCGCGAGGTCGTCCTCGGATTCGGCGTCGAGCTCGACGAGGGCCTGCGCCTCGACGATCATGCGCTGTTCCTCGCCGTCCCAGGCCAGGGCCATGGTGCCGACCCGGAACTCCTCCTCGACCGGCACGTCGAGCGGCGCGGTGTCGGAGACGTCGGTGGGGGCCACGGCGGGCACCGGGGAGTTGCCCCCGGTGCGGCGTACGACCTCGTCGAGCAGTTCGTCGATCCGCTCGGCGAGAGCGGTGACCTGGGCCTTCTCCAGGGCGACGCTGGTGACCCGGCCCTGCGAGGACGCCTGCAGGAAAAACGTACGGCGGCCAGGCAACCCGACCGTACCGGCCACGAATCGGTCCGGCGGGTCGTAGAGGAACACCTGACGGGACACGTCCTGCTCCCTTGAGCTTCGATGGTGGTTGGGCGGCGCTACGGCGCGTCCACCCTACTGCCCGGAGCGATCACGGTGCGCCCGCGCCGCCCCCGACCGTCGCGTCCGCCGCGCCGTCGCCGGTGGGGGACGCGGTGGCGTCCGCCCCGATGGACTGTTCGCGGGGGGCCAGGGAGGCGAGGTCGCCGGTGTCGCCGAGCCTCAGGATGAAGGGGCGCAGCCGGGTGTAGCGGATCGCGGTGACCGAGCAGGGGTCGACGTGGACGCGCTGGAAGAGGTCCAGGTGCATGCCCAGCGCGTCGGCGACGAGGGACTTGATGATGTCGCCGTGCGAGCACATGACGTAGGTGGCGTCCTCGCCGTGCTCCGCCTCGACCCGGTCGTTCCAGTCGCGTACGGCGTCGACGGCGCGGGCCTGCATCGCGCGCATCGACTCGCCGCCCGGGAAGGCCGCCGCGGAGGGGTGCTGCTGGACGACGGACATCAGCGGCTCGTCGGCCAGTTCGGCCAGCTTCCGCCCCGACCAGTCGCCGTAGTCGCACTCGCTGATGCGGTCCTCGGTGTGCAGGGGCAGGCCGGGGCGGGCGTCGAGGAGCGGCTGGAGCGTCTGCCGGCAGCGCTCCAGGGGGCTGCTGACGGCGAGGACCGGGACCACCGCGGAGAGCCGCGCGGGGAGGGCCGCGGCCTGTTCGGCGCCGCGTTCGTCGAGGGAGACGCCGGGGGTGCGGCCCGCGAGCACTCCGGCGGTGTTGGCGGTGGAGCGACCGTGGCGTACGAGGATCAGGGTGGGCATACCCGCCAGCGTAGAGGGACGGAGAAGGTGCGTGACGGCCGGTTCAGGGGGAAGAATGCCCGCCGTGATCGTGGACTGTGCCATCTACCGGGACGGGCGCCGCACCGAACGGCCCGACGACTTCTCCGATGCCCTGGACGAGGCGAGGGCCTCGCACGACGCGTTCCTGTGGATCGGGCTGCACGAGCCGACGGAGGAGGAGTTCGACCTCGTACGGGACGAGTTCGGGCTGCATCCGCTGGCCGTGGAGGACGCTCTGCGGGCGCATCAGCGGCCCAAGCTGGAGGTGTACGACGACTCCCTGTTCGCGGTCCTCAAGCCGATCGTCTACGAGCCCGAGAGCGACACGGTCAGCGCCGACGAGCTGATGGTCTTCATAGGCGACGCGTTCGTGGTGACGGTCCGGCACGGCGAGGCCGCCCCGCTGGCGGCCGTGCGCCGCCGGCTGGAGGCCGAACCCGAGGTGCTGAAGCACGGCCCGACCGCGGTGCTGTACGCGGTCAGCGACGCGGTCGTGGACCACTACATGGACGTGTCCGGTGAGCTCCAGCTCGACCTGGAGGAGCTGGAGGCGCAGGTGTTCGCCCCGAGCGGCGGCGACTCGAAGAACACCGCGGCCCGGATCTACACCTTCAAGCGGCAGGTGCTGGAGTTCCGCCGGGCCGCCGGGCCGCTGACCGCTCCGATGGCCCGCCTCTCGGGGGCGGGCGTGCCGTTCGTCCACGAGCACGCGCAGCCGTTCTTCCGGGACGTGGCCGACCACCTGACGCGTGCCAACGAGCAGGTGGAGGGGTTGGACCGGCTGCTTTCGGACATCTTGTCGGCGCATCTGGCCCAGATGGGCGTGCGGCAGAACGACGACATGCGCAAGATCTCCGCCTGGGCGGCCATGGCCGCCGTTCCGACGATGGTGGCGGGCGTCTACGGCATGAACTTCGACCACATGCCGGAACTGCACTGGGTGTGGACCTACCCGGCGGTGGTCGCGGCGATGGCGTGCGCCGTGTTCGGTCTCTACCGGCTGTTCAAGCGGCGCGGCTGGCTCTGACCGCCCGGCGCCCGCGAACCCTGCGCGCTCGGACGTCTTCGCGGGCCGTCCGCGCTCAGACGTACGCGTGTTCCGGCGCGGCGGGGCTGCCCAGCGCGTCGCGGTGCCGCGGCATCTCCAGGCTCACCATGCGCCGCCAGCCGACGAGGCGCTCGTACGCGTACACCGCGTGGATGCCCGCGGCGAGAACGGCGGCCTTGGGCCGCGACCAGCCGAGCACGCGGCCCATGTGGGCCATGACGGCGAGGCTGACGTCTCGGTAGACGCGGATCTCGGCCAGGGCGCACTCGCGCATGGTCCGCTGGATGGTCCGGCCGTGCCCGGCGCGGGCGAGGCGGAGGAGTTCCTCGTGGCAGTAGGCGAGGTGGCTGTCCTCGTCGTGGGAGATCATCTTCACCGCGCGGCCGATGTCGGGGTGGTCGGCGAAGTACCGGCGCAGCAGCCGCATCTGCTCGGAGGCGCGCTGCTCGGTGACGCGGCTGTGGGCCAGATAGGTGATGATGTCGCGCTCGGTGAGCCGCTCCTCGCCGCGCAGCCGGGAGTGCGCGAGGCCGATGCCCTGCTGTTCCAGCAGCATCGTGTAGTCGGTCTCCGGCGGGACCTCGACGGGCGGCAGTCCGCGCTTCTTCAGGAGCGCGTTGAAGATCCGGCCGTGTTTGTCCTCGTCGGCGCCGTGCCGGACGATCCTGGGCGCCAGGTCGCGGCCGCTCTCCGGGACGAGGGCGGCGATGCGGGCGTTCTCCCAGCCCCCCTGGGCCTCACCGCTCGCGGCGATGGAGCAGAAGAGCCGGTAGGACTCGTCGTCGTCCAGGATCTCCTGGAACAGGGTCTGCGCTGAGAGCATGACGGCCACCTCCGTACCCGTTGCCCGCGGAATCCAACTCCGCGGAGCGGTAGTGCGCAGGGAGAGTCAAATGCGCCGCGGGACGGTCGGCAACCGGAGCGGCCGGGCACGGCGCCCGGTGCGGCGGCGTAACCCCTGGGCGCGCGGCGCGTTGTTCCGGGTGACGGCCGTGGCGGGGAAGACCCCCGAGCCCCCACCACGGCCGTAGTGCTGTCCCGGGATCCGTCAGGCGAGTCCGGAGCGCTCCAGGGCGTCCGTGCCGGCGCGCAGGGCGGTGAGCCGCTCCTCCAGCGTGAAGCCGGCCGGGGCGAGGTTGAGCGTGGTGACCCCGGCGGCGGCGTAGGCCTGCATCCGCTCGGCGATCCGCTCGACGGGGCCGAGCAGTGCGGTCTGGTCGATCAGCTGGTGCGGAACGGCGGCGGCGGCCCCCGCCTTGTCCCCGCCGAGGTACTTGTCCTGGATCTCGGCGGCCTCCTTCTCGTATCCCATGCGCTGGGCGAGCTGGTTGTAGAAGTTCTGCTTCCGGCTGCCCATGCCGCCGACGTACAGCGCGGTGTACGGGCGGAACATGTCGGCGAGGCCGGTCACGTCGTCGCCGACGGCGAGCGGAAGGGTCGGGCTGACGTCGAAGCCCTCCATCGTCTTCCCGGCCTTCTCCCGGCCCGCGCGCAGCGGCTGGATCGCGGTCTCCTCCAGGTGCTCGGCGGAGGGGAAGATCAGCAGCGCGCCGTCGGCGATCTCGCCGGTCTGCTCCAGGTTCCTGGGGCCGATCGCGGCGATGTAGAGCGGGATGTGCTCGCGCTGGGGGTGCACGGTGAGCTTGATCGGCTTGCCCGGGCCGTCGGGGAGCGGCAGCGTCCAGTGCGCTCCGTCGTACGACACGCGCTCGCGGGTCATCGCCTTGCGGACGATCTCCACGTACTCCCGGGTGCGGGCCAGCGGCTTGTCGAACTTCACGCCGTACCAGCCCTCGGAGACCTGCGGGCCGGAGACCCCGAGGCCGAGGCGGAAACGGCCGCCGGACAGCGAGTCGAGGGTGGCGGCGGTCATCGCCGTCATGGTGGGCTGGCGGGCCGGGATCTGCATGATCGCGGAGCCGACGTCGATCGACTCGGTCCGGGCCGCGACCCAGGTCAGCACGGTCGGGGCGTCGGAGCCGTACGCCTCGGCCGCCCAGCAGACGTCGTAGCCGAGCCGGTCGGCCTCCTGCGCGACGGCGAGGTTGTCGCCGTCCATGCCGGCGCCCCAGTAACCGAGATTGATGCCGAGCCGCATAGCCGCTCCCCTTACTGATCAGTAACGTCCCTTCCGCGCGACTCTAGCGCGGCCGGCGGCGATCCGGCAGGCCCACGCGACCTCCCGTTGTCCACAGGCCTGCGCCCCGTGGGGTCATGGCCAGTAATCTCAGCGCCCATGGAGCAGAGGCATCTCGGCCGTACCGGCCTTCGCGTGTCCCGGATCGGGCTCGGCACCCTCACCTGGGGCCGGGACACGGACGAGCACGACGCCGCCGACCAGCTCAAGGCCTTCTGGGACGCGGGCGGCACCCTGGTGGACACCGCCGATGTGTACGAGGGCGGCGAGGCCGAATATCTGCTCGGGCGGCTCGTCGGGAGCCTGGTCCCCCGTCAGGATCTGGTCCTCGCCACGAAGGCGGGCAACGTGCCGGACCCCTATCGCCGCTTCAACGGTTCACGTGGCCATCTCCTGGCCGCCCTGGACGCCTCCCTGGAGCGGCTCGGCACGGACTACGTGGATCTGTGGCAGGTCCACGCCTTCGACCCGGCGACCCCGTTGGAGGAGACCCTCCAGGCGGTGGACCTCGCCGTCTCCTCCGGGCGCGTCCGGTACGCGGGCGTGTCGAACTTCTGCGGCTGGCAGCTGGCGAAGGCCGCCACCTGGCAGCTCGCCGCGCCCGGCGTGCGCACGCGGCTGGCCAGTACGCAGATGGAGTACTCGCTGCTCCAGCGGGGCATCGAGCGCGAGGTGCTGCCCGCCGCGCTGGACCTCGGGATCGGGCTGCTGCCGTCCTCGCCGCTGGGGCGCGGCGTGCTCACCGGCAAGTACCGCCAGGGCACCCCGTCCGGCTCCCGGGGGGCGTCGACACGGCTCGCCCCGTTCGTCGAGCCGTATCTCGACGACGCGGCGGCCCGTATCACCGACGCGGTGGCGACGGCGGCGGACGGGCTGGCGACGAGTCCGCTCCAGGTGGCGCTGGCCTGGGTCCGGGACCGGCCCGGGGTGGCCGCGCCGATCGTCGGTGCGCGCAACGCCGGGCAGCTCGCGGAGGCTTTGTCAGTGGAGGCGCTTAGTCTTCCCTACGAGATCTGCCAGGCGCTCGACGATGTGTCGGCGCCCGTGCACCGCTATCCCGACCAGGACTGGAGCACGCTGTGACTGCGCTTCCCGGGGAGACCCCCGGCACCGTCGGCACGGACACACCACAGGACGCCGTGTCCCCGCCGGAGACCGGTGCCGAAGGCCCCGAGCACGCCGAAGCGCCCGATGGGCCCGACGTTCCCGACGCGTCCGAGGACACCGAGCCGTCGGGCACTCCGGCGGACGTCGAGGATGACGCGGAGGGCGATGCGGAGGGCGATGCGGAGGACGGGACGGCCGAAGCGACCGCTGACGCCGCGACCGCCGACGCCGCTCCCGCCGCCGAGCTCTCGGAGGCGCAGGCCGAGCTGGCCGCCCAACGGGAGCTGCGGGAGCGGATCGAGAAGCGCAAGTCGGAGAAGGCCGCGCCCATCGCCGCGGGAACGGGACTGAGCGGCACGGCGGCCGATCTGCTCGCGGCCGTCCGGGCCGTGGAGAGCGGCGAGAAGGCGGGCACCGCGTTCTTCGACCGGCCCGCCGCGCCCCCGGCCTCCCGCCGCCCCGAGCAGGCCGCCAAGCCGTCCCGTGCCCCCGCGCCCGGGGCCGCCCCCGCGGCGCGGGCCGCCACGCCGGAGGTCCTGGACGCGGTGCGCGCGGTGCTCACGGAGGGCGGGGCCCCCGAGGCGCTGGCCCGCCCGGCCGCCGGCGCGCTCGGCGAGCAGGCGGCCGAGCTGCTGCGCACCGACCCCTGGCAGCTGCTGGCCGTGCCCGGCGTGCGGCCGGAACAGGCCGACGGCTTCGCTCGGGCTCTGCTGGGCGCCGACTGCGGCCCGGACGACGGCCGCAGGACGGCGGCCCTGGTCGGCTGGGTGCTGGAGCGTGCCGCACTCCGGGGCCACACGGCACTGGACGCCGAGACCGTGCGGGCGGCGCTCGCCGAGCGCGCGGTCGGTGATCCGGAGGCGGCGGTGCGGGACGCCGTCGAGGAGGGCGTCGCCCTGCTCTTCCAGGAGGACGACGAGCCGGCGCCGGACGACACCGGGGCCGAGGACGGCGAAGCGGACGGGGCGGGCCTCGCGGAGGAGGCCGACGCGGCCCGGGAGCCGGTCCAGGTGCTGCTGGGCCTGGACCGCTACGCCCTGGCCGAGGAGAGCCTCGCCGATGGTCTGGCCCGGCTGGCCAACGCCTGCGAGAAGGCCGACGACTGGGCGGAGGCGGCCGCCGCGGCCCCCGGCCCGTCGGCCGCCGAGCTGATCCGTGCGGCCGCGGCGGCCGGACTGGTCGCGCACAGCGGCGGCGAGGCGGCCCGGGCCGAGCCCGCCGCCCTGATCGCAGCGGCGCGCGGCCTGGGGCTGCGGGCGCTGGGCGCCACCCACAGCGAGGACGGCCGCCACAGGCTCGCGGCGGCCACCGGCGATCCGGACACGGCGGTCACGCTGGCCGGCCTGCTCTCCGGCGCGCAGGGCCCCGGCCGGGACGAGGACGGGGCGCTCGCCCTGGACCTGCTGGTCGTGCTGGACGCCCCGCAGCTGGACGTGGAGGGTGCGGCCGTCCTGGTCGAGGCGCTGGCCGACGGCGCCCGGCTGGTGCTGAGCGGCGACCCGGGTGTGCTGGGCTCGGCGGGCGCCGGGCGGGTGTTCGCCGATGTGCTGGCCTCCCACGCCTGTCCGCAGGTCGTCTCCCGCACCCCGGACCCCGGACCGATCGGCGAGCTGGTCTCCGGCATCGGCATCGGCGAGCTGCATCAGGTCGACGCCCCGGGCAAGGAGGTGGTGATCGTTCCGGTCCGCGACGCGGGCGAGGCGGTCCACCGCACCGTGCAGCTGGTCGCGGACTCGGTGCCCCGGGCGTTCTCCATCCCCGCCGAGGAGACCCAGGTGATCACCGTGGGCCATGGCGGGTCCGCCGGAACCAGGGCGCTGAACGAGGCGCTGAAGCAGCGGCTCAACCCGGGGCCCGGCCGGTTCGGCGGTTTCGACCCGGGCGACCGCGTGGTCCATGTGCCCGCGCCCGGCCGGGCGGTGCCCGGGGTGGTGCGCTCGGCCGACGCCGAGGGGCTGCGGCTGGACTGCGGGGGCGTCCCCGTCGTCGTACCGCAGGAGCGGGTGGAGTCGTCGGTGCGGCACGGCTGGGCCCTCAGCGCCCACCAGGCGGCCGGGATGCGCTGGCCCGCCGCGGTCGTGGTGCTGCCGGGCGACGCCGCGCAGGGGCTGAGCAGGCCGTGGGTGTACACGGCGTTCGGCCGGGGCGAGCGGCATCTGTCCGTGGTGCACGGGGTGGACCAGGCGCTCCCGCACGCGGTGGCGCAGGTTCCGGCCCAGGAGCGCACGACACGGCTGCGCGCGTTGCTGGAGGCGCTGCCGACGCCCGACGCCTCGTCCTGAGCGGTCGGGCCGGTCCGGACAGCGGTGGGGCCCCGGCGCGTTGTGCGCCGGGGCCCCACCGCTGTCCGGTGCGGGAGGAGGGGGAAGGGTCAGAGGCCGCCCGCCGGAGGCCCGGGGAAGTCCTCGTCCGACTCGTCCTCGTCGTCGAAGACCGCGCTGACGTCGAAGCGGCAGACCACCAGTTCGGGGTCGGCGTCCTCGAACGGGGCGCCGAGCCACTCCCCCGGCTCCGGCGGCGCTTCCCCGGCCGAGACCCAGAGGGTGGAGTCGCCCTCCTCCAGGCCGAACTCCTTGTGCCGGGAGGCGATCTCGTCCGGTTCGTACTCGCCGAAGAGCACGCCGAGCGCGGCGTGGACACTGGTGCCGACCACCGGGGCCGTGCCCTGCCCGCCGCCCGGACCCGCGTCGAGGTCGGCGAGGCGCTGAGCCTGTGCGAGCAGCCGCGGGGGCTCCGCGACCACGTAGTCGCGCCGGATCAGAACGCTGAGCGCGCTGGGCTCGGCGGGACCGGCGTAGGGAGGCAGGGAGTCGTCCGCGCCGGGGATCTCGAAGGGGGTGACTTCGTCGTAGCGCTCGTAGAGGAGTTCGTCGTAGACCTCGGCGGCAGCGGCAAGGGCGTTGAACGCGTCGTAGACGGCGGGGTCGTCGTCCCCGGTGCGGCGTTCGACCGCGCCGAGGTGACGGTCGATCGCGGCTTTGACCGCCTCGGCGGCGGCGCGTACCTCGGCAGCGGTGGGCTGCGCAGCATCAGACATAGTGCAGACGCTATCCGTACCGGGGCTCTGCCCGCACAATAGATGCGATGCCGGAATACGAATTCGTCGACGTGTACGTGCCGCGCGGGGTCTCCCGCAAGGAAGCGGCCCGACTCCTGACCGACCACGCCGAGTACGGACACTGGGAACTGGACCGCCTGACGCTCCGCAGGGACGGCAGCCGCAGGGTGCGGCTGCGCAGACGGATCATCCGTCAGCTGCGGGCCACCTGGTGACAGGGAGCGGGCCCCGTGGCCGCGGGGCCCGCTCCCTCACCCGGGCTGTGCCGTGGTGCGCCCGCCCGGATCAGGCGGCGCTGCGCGAGCGGCGGTAGAGAACCGATCCGGCGCCGGCGAGCAGCAGTCCGGCACTGGCCGGGATGAGCAGTTCGAGCCCGCCCCCACCGGTCTGCGCGAGCTGCTCCCCGGGGATGTGCTGGGTCTCGGGGACATTCGGCTCGGGCGGCTGGTTGGCCGGCGGGGTGACCGGCTTCTCCGGCGTGACCGGGGGCTTCTCCGGCTGCTCGGGCGGCGGGGGCGGAACCTCGGCGTCGTTGGAGCAGCTGTTGCCGAAGACGGGGTTCAGCAGACCGACGACGGTGACGCTGTTCCCGCAGAGGTTCACGGGGATGTCGATCGGCGCCTGGATCAGGTTGCCGGAGAGGATGCCGGGCGAGCCCTGGGCGATCCCCTCGGCCGTGGCGCCGCCGCCCGGGGCCCGGTGACGGCCGGTGCCGGGCTCGGAGTACCGGTCCGACGCGTCGGAGTGCCCGTCCGAGGCGGTGGTGTCGCCGGCCCGGGCGCCGTTTCCGGAGCTTCCCTGGACGGAGCGCTCCTGGGGAGCCGCCGAGCGGTTCCCGGAGTGGTCGGATTCTGCTGATCCGTTTCCGCAGTCGTTGCCGAAGACGGGGTTGAGCAGACCGCCGACGCTGGCGGAGTTGCCGCAGGCGTTGACCGGGATGTCGATCGGGACGCTGACCGAGTTGCCGGACAGCACGCCCGGTGAGCCGGAGGCGGTACCGGCCGCCCCGGAGTCGGCGTGGGCGTATCCGCCACTCAGCGCGAGCACTCCGCCCGCAGCCGCCATGGTGATCAGGCCTTTACGAGTGACCTGTCGCATAGGTTCGTTTCCTGCCTTCTGGCTTCCGAAAAGCCCCCGGACATGACCGTGCGGGAGCCGAATGCCGAACGGTCCCGGAGTGCATGGAGTGCACTCCGGGACCGGTCGAGCTCAAACCCTTACGGGTCGACGTTCAACGTCAGGCGTTGACGCAGGTGTTGCCGAAGGCGGGGTTCAGCAGACCGATCACGGAGACCGTGTTGCCGCACAGGTTGATCGGCACGTGGACCGGAACCTGGACGACGTTGCCGGAGAGCACGCCGGGGCTGCCGATGGCAGCACCCTGGGCGCCCGCGTCGGCGGAAGCCATGCCCGCACCCGCGAGAACGAGGCCACCCGTAGCAGCCGCAACTGCGACGACCTTCTTGATCATGATTCCTCCTAGTTGGAAAATGCGGTCCCAGCCGCGGACCGCAAACCTTGTAACGAGGAGGATTTCCCGGGGCTACGTGTGAACGGCTCGTTTCACTCGTTCGGACATGTCCGCACAGGTGGACGAATCAGCGGTGAATCGGTCACGGAGCGGTCAGGAGTGGTCGATGAACCGGTCGAGCACCCGCACGCCGAACTGCAGGCCGTCGACCGGGACCCGCTCGTCGACGCCGTGGAACATCCCGGCGAAGTC
The nucleotide sequence above comes from Streptomyces sp. NBC_01116. Encoded proteins:
- a CDS encoding LLM class F420-dependent oxidoreductase; the protein is MRLGINLGYWGAGMDGDNLAVAQEADRLGYDVCWAAEAYGSDAPTVLTWVAARTESIDVGSAIMQIPARQPTMTAMTAATLDSLSGGRFRLGLGVSGPQVSEGWYGVKFDKPLARTREYVEIVRKAMTRERVSYDGAHWTLPLPDGPGKPIKLTVHPQREHIPLYIAAIGPRNLEQTGEIADGALLIFPSAEHLEETAIQPLRAGREKAGKTMEGFDVSPTLPLAVGDDVTGLADMFRPYTALYVGGMGSRKQNFYNQLAQRMGYEKEAAEIQDKYLGGDKAGAAAAVPHQLIDQTALLGPVERIAERMQAYAAAGVTTLNLAPAGFTLEERLTALRAGTDALERSGLA
- a CDS encoding aldo/keto reductase, with product MEQRHLGRTGLRVSRIGLGTLTWGRDTDEHDAADQLKAFWDAGGTLVDTADVYEGGEAEYLLGRLVGSLVPRQDLVLATKAGNVPDPYRRFNGSRGHLLAALDASLERLGTDYVDLWQVHAFDPATPLEETLQAVDLAVSSGRVRYAGVSNFCGWQLAKAATWQLAAPGVRTRLASTQMEYSLLQRGIEREVLPAALDLGIGLLPSSPLGRGVLTGKYRQGTPSGSRGASTRLAPFVEPYLDDAAARITDAVATAADGLATSPLQVALAWVRDRPGVAAPIVGARNAGQLAEALSVEALSLPYEICQALDDVSAPVHRYPDQDWSTL
- a CDS encoding helix-hairpin-helix domain-containing protein, translating into MTALPGETPGTVGTDTPQDAVSPPETGAEGPEHAEAPDGPDVPDASEDTEPSGTPADVEDDAEGDAEGDAEDGTAEATADAATADAAPAAELSEAQAELAAQRELRERIEKRKSEKAAPIAAGTGLSGTAADLLAAVRAVESGEKAGTAFFDRPAAPPASRRPEQAAKPSRAPAPGAAPAARAATPEVLDAVRAVLTEGGAPEALARPAAGALGEQAAELLRTDPWQLLAVPGVRPEQADGFARALLGADCGPDDGRRTAALVGWVLERAALRGHTALDAETVRAALAERAVGDPEAAVRDAVEEGVALLFQEDDEPAPDDTGAEDGEADGAGLAEEADAAREPVQVLLGLDRYALAEESLADGLARLANACEKADDWAEAAAAAPGPSAAELIRAAAAAGLVAHSGGEAARAEPAALIAAARGLGLRALGATHSEDGRHRLAAATGDPDTAVTLAGLLSGAQGPGRDEDGALALDLLVVLDAPQLDVEGAAVLVEALADGARLVLSGDPGVLGSAGAGRVFADVLASHACPQVVSRTPDPGPIGELVSGIGIGELHQVDAPGKEVVIVPVRDAGEAVHRTVQLVADSVPRAFSIPAEETQVITVGHGGSAGTRALNEALKQRLNPGPGRFGGFDPGDRVVHVPAPGRAVPGVVRSADAEGLRLDCGGVPVVVPQERVESSVRHGWALSAHQAAGMRWPAAVVVLPGDAAQGLSRPWVYTAFGRGERHLSVVHGVDQALPHAVAQVPAQERTTRLRALLEALPTPDASS
- a CDS encoding DUF5703 family protein; protein product: MPEYEFVDVYVPRGVSRKEAARLLTDHAEYGHWELDRLTLRRDGSRRVRLRRRIIRQLRATW
- a CDS encoding chaplin, with translation MRQVTRKGLITMAAAGGVLALSGGYAHADSGAAGTASGSPGVLSGNSVSVPIDIPVNACGNSASVGGLLNPVFGNDCGNGSAESDHSGNRSAAPQERSVQGSSGNGARAGDTTASDGHSDASDRYSEPGTGRHRAPGGGATAEGIAQGSPGILSGNLIQAPIDIPVNLCGNSVTVVGLLNPVFGNSCSNDAEVPPPPPEQPEKPPVTPEKPVTPPANQPPEPNVPETQHIPGEQLAQTGGGGLELLIPASAGLLLAGAGSVLYRRSRSAA
- the chpH gene encoding chaplin ChpH, yielding MIKKVVAVAAATGGLVLAGAGMASADAGAQGAAIGSPGVLSGNVVQVPVHVPINLCGNTVSVIGLLNPAFGNTCVNA